One stretch of Oceanipulchritudo coccoides DNA includes these proteins:
- the cmk gene encoding (d)CMP kinase: MTNNLSSKKAFKVIAIDGGAASGKSSTSKRLAEELNLLHVDTGAHYRAVAYACQQAGIAPTDAISLKHFLSQLVLRSHVVGRESYISFNDQPPPGPELLRSENINRCVSPYAALPVVRETVKAYQRGQVDIAKRSGFDGIVMDGRDIGTVILPEAEVKVFLVADTSTREKRRVHEGGVDAIADRDKTDSSRSVAPLRPAEDAVVIDNSDLSLEEVVDKILQIIRA; encoded by the coding sequence ATGACAAATAATTTATCAAGCAAAAAGGCCTTCAAGGTGATCGCTATTGATGGGGGCGCCGCTTCCGGAAAGTCCTCCACCTCCAAGCGCCTTGCCGAGGAACTGAACTTGCTCCATGTGGATACCGGTGCGCATTATCGTGCCGTCGCCTATGCCTGCCAACAGGCCGGCATCGCCCCCACGGACGCCATTTCCCTGAAACACTTTCTTTCACAACTGGTCCTTCGGTCCCATGTCGTGGGCCGCGAAAGTTATATTTCCTTCAACGACCAGCCTCCTCCGGGTCCCGAGCTTCTCCGGTCCGAGAATATCAACCGTTGTGTCTCGCCATACGCCGCCTTGCCCGTTGTCAGGGAAACAGTGAAAGCCTACCAGCGGGGGCAAGTCGATATTGCGAAAAGGAGCGGCTTCGACGGCATTGTTATGGATGGACGGGATATCGGGACAGTCATCCTTCCCGAAGCCGAGGTTAAGGTCTTTCTCGTTGCGGATACCTCAACCCGCGAGAAACGACGGGTCCATGAGGGTGGAGTGGATGCCATCGCCGACCGTGACAAGACCGACTCTTCCCGTTCCGTTGCCCCATTGCGGCCCGCGGAAGACGCAGTTGTGATCGATAATTCCGACCTCTCACTCGAGGAGGTTGTTGATAAAATCCTCCAGATCATCCGCGCATGA
- a CDS encoding helix-turn-helix domain-containing protein encodes MDNDRWLCELSQPRLSSMDANVMTAGYQAADLLNRLMQGDKDIPRLTYIDPSKVEERDSSNYLAFEDPEVAFAMRYIKEHACDPITPTDVLKVTGMSNSTAYRKFMKGIGRSIHSEIQRVQMDQVRELLTTTNLSVTAVAQKAGFENIRYLTKVFRDATGLTPTEFRRAQSTPNVAANGQT; translated from the coding sequence GTGGATAACGACCGCTGGCTCTGTGAGTTGTCCCAACCCCGCTTGAGCAGTATGGACGCAAATGTCATGACCGCCGGTTACCAGGCTGCCGACCTCCTCAACCGCTTGATGCAAGGAGATAAGGACATCCCAAGGCTGACTTACATTGACCCCTCAAAGGTGGAAGAGCGGGATTCCAGCAACTATCTGGCCTTCGAGGATCCAGAGGTGGCCTTCGCGATGCGCTATATCAAGGAACATGCCTGCGATCCGATTACCCCAACGGATGTCCTGAAGGTTACCGGCATGTCCAATTCAACGGCTTACCGCAAGTTCATGAAGGGAATCGGGCGGTCCATACACAGCGAAATCCAGCGGGTTCAGATGGACCAAGTCAGGGAGCTCCTGACGACCACCAACTTGAGCGTCACAGCAGTTGCCCAGAAGGCTGGATTTGAAAACATCCGCTATTTGACCAAGGTTTTCCGCGATGCAACAGGCTTGACGCCAACGGAATTCAGGCGGGCTCAGAGCACACCCAACGTGGCCGCGAATGGCCAAACGTAG
- a CDS encoding SOS response-associated peptidase — protein MCGRYTLSAGHEALAKAFLAEFGEELKASWKSRYNITPGTGIVAIHEDRDRGGRRAEVLHWGLVPSWAKDPNIGYKLINARAETIADKPSYRDAFRYRRCLVPASGFYEWDRRKSPRQPYYFRPVEEDFMAMAGIWEHWMHPSGSEILSVSLITTEANKTVGKIHHRMPVILGVDEWDRWLDTSNVKGEGLSNLLGPASDIFLKSCPVSSRVNKTDVDEASLTKAISLEEKPTGQMDLFGGD, from the coding sequence ATGTGCGGACGCTATACATTAAGTGCGGGGCATGAGGCCTTGGCCAAAGCCTTCCTTGCCGAATTTGGGGAGGAGCTCAAGGCGTCATGGAAATCTCGCTACAACATCACACCGGGAACGGGGATTGTCGCGATCCATGAGGACCGGGACCGGGGAGGTCGACGGGCAGAGGTACTTCACTGGGGGTTGGTTCCTTCCTGGGCCAAGGATCCGAACATTGGCTACAAGTTGATTAACGCGCGGGCCGAAACGATTGCCGACAAGCCGTCCTACCGCGACGCATTCCGGTACCGGCGCTGCCTTGTTCCGGCCAGCGGATTTTATGAATGGGACCGGCGCAAATCTCCGCGCCAGCCGTATTACTTCAGGCCTGTGGAGGAAGACTTCATGGCCATGGCTGGAATCTGGGAGCATTGGATGCATCCGTCGGGGTCGGAGATTCTTTCCGTCTCCCTGATCACCACGGAAGCAAACAAGACAGTCGGCAAGATTCATCACCGGATGCCGGTCATCCTTGGAGTTGATGAGTGGGACCGTTGGTTGGACACTTCCAATGTCAAGGGTGAGGGACTGTCCAATCTTTTGGGACCAGCCTCCGATATCTTTCTGAAATCCTGTCCTGTCAGCAGCCGTGTGAACAAAACGGACGTCGACGAAGCATCTCTCACGAAAGCAATCAGTCTGGAGGAGAAACCAACTGGCCAAATGGATCTGTTTGGCGGTGACTGA
- a CDS encoding MarC family protein — MDLISAIILLVIVTDPLGNLPMVLACLEGTKRPYRFITREVFLASLVLLIALFLGPQLLRLLDLSEEALRLAGGIVLFLISIKLIFPTDTSWMGAKTGEEPILFPLAVPLVAGPSAVATVTLFSAQFPERMGVWVAAIFITMSVSLVTFSFAPVLHRIVGPRGLAAFERLMGMLLTVIAIQMLITAIKEIFLAPVSGG, encoded by the coding sequence ATGGACCTTATTTCAGCTATCATCCTACTCGTAATCGTTACCGATCCACTTGGTAACCTGCCAATGGTTCTTGCCTGTCTTGAGGGGACGAAGCGGCCCTATCGGTTTATCACGCGGGAAGTCTTTCTGGCCTCGCTGGTCTTATTGATCGCCCTTTTTCTAGGTCCCCAACTTCTCCGTTTACTGGATCTATCGGAGGAGGCCCTCCGCCTGGCCGGAGGGATTGTCCTTTTTCTGATTTCCATCAAATTGATTTTTCCCACGGATACCAGTTGGATGGGGGCCAAGACCGGTGAAGAGCCCATTCTTTTTCCCCTTGCCGTGCCCCTGGTTGCCGGCCCGTCCGCGGTCGCCACCGTGACCCTGTTTTCCGCCCAATTTCCCGAGCGCATGGGAGTATGGGTAGCGGCAATTTTCATTACGATGTCGGTCAGCCTGGTGACCTTTTCCTTTGCGCCGGTCCTTCATCGCATTGTCGGTCCGCGAGGATTGGCCGCCTTCGAGCGCCTCATGGGGATGCTCCTGACGGTTATTGCCATCCAGATGTTGATTACCGCCATCAAGGAGATTTTTCTGGCCCCGGTTTCCGGCGGGTGA
- a CDS encoding DNA recombination protein RmuC produces the protein MEWILAVSLGILLGVIGWFVGRASMGTRLESLRSERDDVKSRLADAEIRREMEARASAERLDELKELREKFETTFKALSADALQRNNQQFLDLAKQTFGRLQEGAKGDLEKRQQAINELVGPIKKSLEQVDEKIQLIEKAREGAYSGLQEQVRNLLESQGKLQTETNNLVFALKTPSVRGRWGEMQLKRTVEFAGMIENVDFVQQESTDTETGRLRPDLIVKLPGGKNIVVDAKAPLDAYLQALESKDGDEIVRQLKRHARQIRDHIKALGSKQYWRQFDPSPEFVVIFLPGEAFFSAALEQDPDLLQYGTSENVLLATPTTLIALLKAAAYGWRQEAIADEAKQISALGRELYERLTTQTEHYVDVGKALKRAVDSYNKSIRSMETRVLVTARKFESLAEDSKKKLPELEQLEDTPIEPEGD, from the coding sequence ATGGAATGGATTTTAGCGGTATCGCTTGGGATACTATTGGGTGTGATTGGCTGGTTTGTGGGACGGGCAAGCATGGGAACACGGCTGGAAAGCCTACGTTCTGAGCGGGATGATGTAAAATCGAGATTGGCTGATGCGGAGATACGGCGTGAAATGGAGGCACGGGCTTCGGCGGAGCGGCTGGACGAGCTAAAGGAGCTGCGGGAAAAATTTGAGACAACTTTCAAGGCCTTGTCGGCGGATGCCCTGCAGCGGAACAACCAGCAGTTTCTGGATCTGGCGAAGCAGACCTTCGGTCGCCTGCAGGAGGGAGCAAAAGGCGACTTGGAGAAGCGCCAGCAGGCCATCAATGAACTCGTTGGGCCGATCAAAAAGTCCCTTGAGCAAGTCGACGAGAAGATCCAGTTGATTGAGAAGGCGCGTGAAGGCGCGTATTCCGGCTTGCAGGAGCAAGTCAGGAACCTTCTGGAAAGCCAGGGGAAGTTGCAGACGGAGACCAACAATCTGGTATTTGCACTGAAGACACCGAGTGTCCGTGGGCGCTGGGGGGAAATGCAGCTCAAGCGGACGGTCGAGTTTGCCGGCATGATTGAGAATGTGGATTTCGTCCAACAGGAAAGCACGGATACGGAAACGGGGCGGTTGCGGCCGGATTTGATCGTTAAACTGCCGGGCGGAAAGAATATCGTCGTAGATGCCAAGGCCCCATTGGATGCATATTTGCAGGCTTTGGAATCGAAGGACGGGGATGAGATTGTTCGTCAGTTGAAACGTCATGCCCGGCAGATCCGGGACCATATCAAAGCGCTGGGCTCGAAGCAGTATTGGCGGCAGTTTGATCCATCACCGGAGTTTGTCGTGATCTTTTTGCCCGGAGAGGCCTTTTTCAGTGCGGCGCTCGAGCAGGATCCGGATCTGCTCCAGTACGGAACAAGTGAGAACGTCCTTTTAGCCACGCCGACGACCTTGATCGCCCTTTTGAAGGCGGCGGCCTACGGCTGGCGCCAGGAGGCGATCGCGGATGAGGCCAAGCAAATCAGTGCGCTTGGACGTGAGCTTTACGAGCGCTTGACGACCCAGACTGAGCACTATGTGGATGTCGGGAAGGCCCTGAAGCGGGCTGTCGATTCCTATAATAAAAGTATTCGTTCGATGGAGACGCGGGTACTGGTCACCGCCCGCAAATTTGAGTCACTGGCCGAGGACAGTAAAAAGAAGCTGCCGGAACTGGAACAGCTTGAGGACACGCCCATCGAGCCGGAGGGTGATTGA
- a CDS encoding sulfatase family protein has protein sequence MKNILSLLLLCSATLHGKAPNIVFVFSDDHATQAIGAYGHVVSTFAPTPHLDRLAQKGMRFDRCLVTNSICGPSRATILTGKYSHLNGFYFNEATEFDGSQVTFPKLLQEAGYQTSLIGKWHLASEPTGFEHWEVLPGQGLYYKPEFEGPDGVVTEDGYVTDVVTDKAIHWLEQERDPEKPFMLMVQHKAPHREWSPPVKYLDLFDGVVFPEPETLFDDYRGRTTASHDQDMTLARTFEKDKDLKVDVRRPDSIFYQRVYSRLSPEEQELWDRNLDQREAGYNDPDLKGVAFLRLKYQSYLRDYLACVRSLDDNIGRLQDYLETSGLAENTVFIYSSDQGFYLGEHGWFDKRFMYDESYRTPLLISWPGVTKAGSVNSDLVSNLDFAQTFLEIAGVPAPEGMQGASLVPALTGKTPDDWRDYHYYHYYEYPGWHMVQRHEGVYDGRYKLIHFYDLDEWELIDTESDPHELTSQYFNPEYTPVKERMHRALDRMKERYDVPPGIPAPREDVDPMQYYSTERRLIELSKKN, from the coding sequence ATGAAAAATATATTGAGCTTACTCCTCCTTTGCTCGGCCACGCTTCACGGCAAAGCTCCGAACATCGTCTTTGTCTTCAGCGACGACCATGCGACCCAGGCAATTGGTGCGTACGGGCATGTGGTATCAACTTTCGCGCCGACGCCGCATCTCGACCGGTTGGCGCAGAAGGGGATGCGCTTTGATCGTTGTCTGGTGACCAATTCCATTTGCGGGCCGAGTCGGGCGACAATTCTGACCGGCAAATACAGCCACCTCAATGGCTTCTATTTCAACGAGGCGACTGAGTTTGACGGTTCGCAAGTGACCTTCCCCAAGTTACTGCAGGAAGCAGGTTACCAGACTTCCCTCATCGGCAAGTGGCACCTGGCTTCGGAGCCGACGGGCTTTGAACATTGGGAAGTGCTGCCGGGGCAGGGGCTTTACTACAAACCTGAATTTGAGGGGCCCGATGGCGTCGTTACTGAAGATGGCTATGTAACGGATGTCGTCACCGACAAGGCGATCCATTGGCTGGAGCAAGAGCGCGATCCCGAGAAGCCCTTCATGCTCATGGTGCAGCATAAGGCACCGCATCGTGAGTGGTCGCCTCCCGTCAAGTATCTTGATCTCTTTGACGGGGTTGTTTTTCCGGAACCAGAAACACTGTTTGATGATTATCGAGGGCGAACCACTGCGTCCCATGATCAGGATATGACCCTCGCCCGGACTTTTGAGAAGGACAAGGATCTGAAGGTAGATGTCCGGCGTCCTGATTCTATCTTTTATCAGCGTGTCTACTCGCGTTTGTCACCAGAGGAACAAGAGCTCTGGGATCGTAATCTTGATCAGCGTGAGGCGGGATACAATGATCCCGATCTCAAGGGAGTGGCATTTCTGCGATTGAAGTACCAAAGCTATCTCCGTGACTACCTTGCCTGTGTGCGCTCCCTTGATGATAATATCGGCCGCCTGCAGGACTATCTCGAGACCAGTGGACTTGCGGAGAACACGGTCTTCATCTACTCCTCCGACCAGGGCTTTTATCTCGGTGAGCACGGTTGGTTCGACAAGCGATTCATGTACGATGAATCCTATCGTACCCCGCTCCTGATCAGTTGGCCCGGAGTGACCAAGGCCGGCTCGGTAAACAGTGACCTTGTCTCCAACCTGGATTTTGCACAGACCTTCCTTGAAATCGCTGGCGTTCCCGCTCCTGAAGGCATGCAGGGGGCCAGCCTGGTGCCTGCTTTAACAGGCAAGACCCCGGATGATTGGCGAGATTATCACTATTATCACTACTATGAGTACCCGGGGTGGCATATGGTACAACGCCATGAAGGCGTTTATGACGGGCGCTACAAACTGATTCACTTCTATGACTTGGATGAATGGGAACTCATCGACACGGAGTCCGACCCACACGAGCTGACCAGCCAGTACTTTAATCCTGAGTACACACCGGTGAAGGAGCGCATGCACCGTGCTCTTGACCGGATGAAGGAGCGCTATGATGTGCCACCGGGCATTCCCGCTCCGAGGGAAGACGTCGATCCGATGCAGTACTATTCCACCGAGCGGCGGTTAATTGAGCTCAGTAAAAAGAATTGA
- the aroA gene encoding 3-phosphoshikimate 1-carboxyvinyltransferase, whose product MLPDPYPVKPWRAPCRGSVSLPGSKSLTNRALILSALTKGTVQLEGALVSRDSRLLVQNLQALGFEVSMDEAKRSMVIRGEGGSIPESVADLFVGNAGTAARFLTAFVCLHPDGRYRFDGDEEMRKRPMEGLLDCLTRLGARVAFEGERNCFPFEIQTTGLPGGNWSVDAGASSQMLSALMMVAPFASENVFLSAPGVRPAFVQMTADLMHQYGVNLSGTPSDGYSIPAGQSYSPGKSRFPIEPDATAASYFMTLPLVVGGSVLVRGMHSGLLQGDTAYAGVLRDLGMGITEKEDGLLVEAPEVYTAEARAFSFRTFSDTFLTLAAVAPLLPAPVTISGINHTRYQETDRIHAMAEGLGRAGAQVSTDEGSITVGPGGISGSPKPVFIDSYKDHRVAMSFGILGCRDVLGTGEPWLYVRDPACCAKTFPAFFEELELLYRNSHDK is encoded by the coding sequence ATGCTCCCGGATCCGTACCCGGTTAAACCTTGGCGTGCTCCCTGTCGTGGTTCGGTCAGCCTGCCAGGTTCCAAGAGCCTGACCAACCGTGCCCTCATACTCAGCGCCCTGACCAAGGGAACGGTTCAGCTCGAAGGTGCCCTTGTGAGTCGCGATTCCCGGTTGCTTGTACAGAATCTTCAAGCACTGGGCTTTGAGGTTTCCATGGATGAAGCAAAGCGCTCCATGGTAATCAGGGGAGAAGGGGGCTCTATTCCGGAAAGCGTTGCTGACTTGTTTGTCGGTAATGCCGGAACGGCGGCGCGGTTCCTGACGGCCTTCGTCTGCCTGCATCCTGATGGCCGCTATCGTTTTGATGGTGACGAGGAGATGCGAAAGCGCCCCATGGAGGGGCTTCTGGATTGTCTCACGAGGCTGGGGGCCCGTGTTGCATTCGAGGGTGAACGGAATTGCTTCCCGTTCGAAATCCAGACCACTGGATTGCCTGGGGGAAATTGGTCGGTTGATGCCGGCGCTAGCAGCCAGATGCTTTCCGCCCTTATGATGGTGGCTCCGTTCGCCAGCGAAAATGTCTTTCTTTCCGCTCCGGGGGTTCGTCCCGCTTTTGTGCAGATGACCGCTGATTTGATGCACCAGTATGGGGTCAACCTTTCTGGAACCCCCTCCGATGGTTATTCAATCCCCGCCGGACAATCGTATTCGCCAGGGAAAAGCCGCTTCCCGATAGAACCGGATGCCACAGCTGCCAGCTACTTCATGACCCTGCCCCTTGTTGTCGGTGGGTCCGTTCTCGTGAGAGGCATGCATTCCGGGCTTCTTCAGGGCGATACCGCATATGCCGGCGTATTGCGGGATTTAGGAATGGGAATCACTGAAAAGGAGGATGGTTTGCTCGTCGAAGCCCCTGAAGTGTATACTGCAGAGGCACGGGCCTTCTCCTTTCGTACTTTCTCAGACACTTTTCTTACGCTTGCCGCAGTCGCCCCTTTACTGCCCGCGCCAGTCACCATTTCGGGAATCAACCACACGCGGTATCAGGAAACTGACCGAATCCATGCCATGGCCGAGGGTCTTGGCAGGGCAGGGGCTCAAGTCAGCACGGACGAAGGAAGCATTACAGTTGGCCCGGGAGGAATTTCCGGTAGTCCGAAGCCGGTTTTTATTGACTCCTACAAGGATCATCGGGTGGCAATGTCATTTGGTATCCTCGGTTGCCGTGATGTCCTCGGGACAGGCGAGCCTTGGCTTTATGTCAGGGATCCTGCCTGCTGCGCGAAGACTTTTCCCGCTTTCTTCGAGGAACTTGAGTTGTTGTATCGAAATTCTCATGACAAATAA
- a CDS encoding DUF5107 domain-containing protein, which translates to MAGIWDSPTEIDNGWKQFDWFGWIHESESGWVYHPEHGWLHAVGETEESVWFYDTEMGWAWTSKSIFPHYYLPATGDWLSYDGGNRDLRIFYRVATSDQIEIHRKNPVAPTRVADTYGWRHREFTETAEHELIGWTRNVVTTEFETQIIENDLIRVTLLPGWGARILSIFYKPRNMELLSYAKGDKFSDIIYAPGAFYYDDWLLLPGGINPTFPEGEHGKYWGEPWIFQSIEETNTAVTVRMSRTDDIHWAGRPGKFDNGLTGMTVDMDITIYRNRACVEITYTLTNNKTETIPYEFWMAAALAPLPPDQTATSSNLEIVMEQEKIALRDWWNWMKTVETDDSLPSDDVYQFDKLAWLYNWQGSGIAYAWPDTDNGWWGVINHDYNWGVLRTIDDPSDSPGMKIWGEGADYGMFELWSGNSQEFFVDAYLAPLEVKTWKEYFIPTVDLAEITFANQNGAAEAEVIIGSYTGYIDLSVFSTWQPANWRLDVRAIPDQGDPVPLVSGILNFTPAEPTQSGMLPFLMESLPATGTLRVEAILTDLFSGEERMRFDLDF; encoded by the coding sequence ATGGCTGGGATTTGGGACAGCCCCACAGAAATTGATAATGGATGGAAACAATTTGACTGGTTTGGCTGGATCCATGAGTCGGAGAGCGGCTGGGTTTACCATCCAGAACATGGATGGCTCCACGCCGTTGGGGAAACAGAGGAAAGCGTCTGGTTTTACGATACTGAAATGGGTTGGGCATGGACCAGTAAAAGCATCTTCCCCCACTACTATTTACCGGCCACAGGAGACTGGCTGAGCTACGATGGAGGCAACCGGGATCTCAGGATTTTCTACAGGGTGGCTACATCGGACCAGATTGAGATCCATCGAAAAAATCCAGTGGCCCCAACCCGGGTAGCCGACACCTACGGTTGGCGACATCGCGAATTTACCGAAACAGCGGAACATGAGCTCATTGGATGGACCCGTAATGTCGTCACGACAGAGTTTGAGACGCAGATAATTGAAAATGACTTGATCCGCGTGACCCTTCTGCCCGGTTGGGGCGCCCGTATTCTTTCCATTTTCTACAAGCCCCGGAACATGGAGCTCCTGAGCTACGCCAAGGGTGACAAGTTCAGCGATATCATATACGCACCCGGTGCTTTCTACTACGACGACTGGCTTCTCCTGCCCGGCGGAATCAATCCAACCTTCCCGGAGGGAGAACACGGCAAGTACTGGGGTGAGCCATGGATTTTCCAGAGTATCGAGGAAACAAATACAGCGGTAACCGTCCGCATGTCCCGTACTGATGATATTCATTGGGCGGGCCGACCCGGCAAGTTCGACAATGGCCTGACTGGGATGACGGTGGATATGGACATTACAATTTATCGCAACCGGGCATGCGTCGAAATCACCTACACGCTCACCAACAACAAAACCGAAACAATCCCCTATGAGTTCTGGATGGCCGCCGCCCTTGCGCCCCTGCCGCCCGACCAGACAGCCACTTCATCCAATCTCGAGATTGTCATGGAACAGGAAAAAATCGCCCTGCGGGATTGGTGGAACTGGATGAAGACTGTCGAGACGGATGACTCCTTGCCTTCAGATGATGTCTACCAATTCGACAAGCTGGCTTGGCTCTACAATTGGCAGGGATCCGGAATAGCCTACGCATGGCCTGATACGGACAACGGTTGGTGGGGTGTCATCAACCATGATTATAATTGGGGCGTCTTGCGGACCATCGACGACCCCTCGGACTCCCCCGGCATGAAGATTTGGGGCGAAGGAGCAGACTATGGAATGTTTGAGCTCTGGTCAGGCAACTCACAGGAGTTTTTCGTGGACGCCTATCTGGCCCCGTTGGAGGTCAAGACATGGAAGGAATACTTTATTCCAACGGTCGACCTTGCGGAAATCACATTCGCCAACCAGAACGGGGCGGCAGAGGCGGAGGTGATAATTGGCAGCTACACCGGTTATATAGACCTGTCGGTCTTTTCCACCTGGCAACCGGCCAACTGGCGACTGGATGTCCGGGCAATTCCTGATCAGGGCGATCCCGTCCCGCTCGTGTCAGGCATCCTGAACTTTACACCAGCTGAACCCACACAATCCGGCATGCTCCCGTTCCTCATGGAATCCCTGCCGGCCACCGGCACGCTGCGCGTTGAGGCAATCCTGACAGACCTGTTTTCAGGTGAGGAACGCATGCGTTTTGATCTGGATTTCTGA
- a CDS encoding prephenate dehydrogenase/arogenate dehydrogenase family protein, producing MFQQITIIAPGLLGASLGMAAHEYGLAKRIQVWARRAESRQSCEDSAWCDQAFSDLAEAVQGSELIVICTPVDRITEIVRDIAGALSEGALVTDVGSTKSRICRLAAHLVPDHANFIGSHPMAGSEKSGMQYAESTLFKNRACLVTPIEESPSGEVDRIVRFWRAIGMEVTSVSPEKHDEIVAHISHFPHLLASVLCLQLSRCPEAWKAFSGNGLRDTTRIAAGSPEIWRSIFEENKEELLRALDGFENELASIRSLIHNDEWASLRHRLSLGQSYREELD from the coding sequence GTGTTTCAACAAATCACAATTATCGCGCCAGGATTACTGGGTGCTTCCCTTGGAATGGCTGCCCACGAGTACGGCTTGGCAAAGCGCATCCAGGTTTGGGCGCGTCGCGCGGAGAGCCGCCAGTCCTGCGAGGATTCAGCCTGGTGTGACCAGGCCTTCAGTGATCTGGCCGAAGCGGTCCAGGGCAGTGAACTTATCGTCATCTGTACGCCCGTTGATCGGATCACTGAAATTGTCCGGGATATTGCCGGAGCGCTTTCGGAGGGTGCCTTGGTCACCGATGTGGGGAGTACAAAAAGCCGGATTTGCCGGCTGGCGGCCCATCTCGTGCCGGATCATGCCAATTTTATCGGGTCTCATCCAATGGCCGGATCGGAGAAAAGCGGCATGCAGTACGCCGAATCGACCCTTTTCAAGAACCGCGCCTGTCTAGTGACTCCAATTGAGGAGTCCCCATCCGGGGAAGTCGACCGGATCGTCCGGTTCTGGCGGGCCATCGGCATGGAGGTGACCTCCGTCAGCCCTGAAAAACATGATGAGATAGTGGCCCATATCAGTCATTTCCCTCATTTGTTGGCCTCTGTTCTGTGTTTGCAGCTCAGCCGCTGCCCCGAAGCATGGAAGGCTTTTTCAGGAAATGGATTGCGTGATACGACCCGGATCGCAGCTGGCAGTCCCGAGATTTGGAGATCTATATTTGAGGAGAACAAAGAGGAGTTGCTTCGAGCGCTGGACGGCTTCGAGAACGAGCTGGCTTCCATACGTTCACTGATTCACAACGATGAGTGGGCCAGTTTAAGGCACCGGCTCTCCCTCGGACAATCTTACCGGGAGGAGCTCGATTAA
- a CDS encoding MFS transporter has product MGQLTEPAVVIHPEHGNLLGNLKLLFAAILVWFYFIPVNNFPLMIVNQLMIAMVAAPMMPLFWSMIADTADYGAAKFGHRSTGIIFSAGTASQKIGWTVGPALAMVILGGVGYVANQEQSPQTQHALHLMMSIIPAGFAVLTALVTCFYPINHKVEQELEEAMKEMSRAEDAEADKE; this is encoded by the coding sequence TTGGGACAACTCACAGAGCCAGCGGTCGTTATCCACCCCGAGCACGGAAATCTCCTGGGGAACCTGAAGCTTCTGTTCGCAGCGATCCTCGTCTGGTTCTATTTCATCCCGGTCAACAATTTCCCGCTGATGATCGTGAACCAGTTGATGATTGCCATGGTAGCGGCCCCGATGATGCCCCTGTTCTGGTCCATGATTGCTGACACGGCCGACTACGGTGCGGCAAAGTTCGGCCACCGCTCAACCGGGATCATCTTCTCCGCCGGAACAGCATCGCAGAAGATCGGCTGGACGGTTGGTCCGGCGCTGGCGATGGTGATCCTTGGAGGGGTGGGTTATGTGGCCAATCAGGAACAGTCGCCACAAACGCAGCATGCCCTTCACCTCATGATGAGTATCATCCCGGCTGGATTTGCCGTGCTGACAGCTTTGGTGACCTGTTTCTACCCGATTAATCACAAGGTGGAACAGGAACTGGAGGAAGCCATGAAGGAGATGAGCCGCGCGGAGGATGCTGAAGCTGATAAAGAATGA